The region AGTGCCCACACAGATTGATAGGTTTAAATTGTTAAAGAGCTTGCTTTTCAAGAACTTTTCTTTCGAAGCGGAGGTGCATTCTAGCGATTTCGTTGTCAGTGTCAAACACTTTTTTCAACTTTCTCATTCGAGCGTCTTATCCTCTTACTGATACCGCTGAAGCCTTGTGGCGTCTGCCGTGTCAGTGGGGCGCATTATAGGGAGTTATAAAATGTTGGCAAGCAGAATAATGCGTTTTTTTACTGAAAAACGTTCGTTTGAACAAACTTACAGCAACCTATTTTTTATACCCAAACAGCCCTCAGAATGGTAACAAGTTACACACAGAATCCTGTGGATAACTATTCATTACCATCAAAGAAATAGGATACTCGAGCTCTTGGATTTAGATACTCGCGAATTTTGTCCGGTAGTTTATTAGGAAGGATTGCATTCACTATCTTTATGTCTTTATCTGCCAAGTCAATAATTGGGGCTTGGTTACGTGGAACGCTGGGGTCATAGATGAGTACATTGGGGAACAGCAGATTGTTAATGTTGACTGAGATGACTAACCCGACCATCTCATTAGAAAGCTGAACGACAGTGCCTGGAGGGAACACCCCCATGAACTTAACCAGAATACTTAAGTTCTCTTGGTCATAAAGATGTTTGCAGTTTTTAAATAGATGCGACAGAGCAATGTATGGAATCTTTTGTTCACTTGGAATGTTGGGATGGCAAAGGTTATCAAATGCATTTGCTACAGCGACCACTTTCGCCAACTCATCGATAGCATCACCTTTTAACCCCTGAGGATACCCAGAACCATCATTGAGTTCATGATGCTGTTCAATCACCTTACGTGCTGTCTCGGGAAAGTCCTCTATATTACCTGCTATCTCTAAACCATATTTGGTATGCAGCTTAAGATAGTTGAGTTCCGGCTCGCTTAGCTGAGTCTGTTTACGAACAATGGCCGTCGGCACTCTTACTTTGCCCATATCATGAAAGAGTGCAGCAAACGCCAACTCTTTTATCTTTTCTGGCGCATACTCTTTTGCTCGGCCGATCATCATCGCAATAACAGCTACGTTAAGAGAGTGAAAATAGATATCTTCAAATTCACTCTTACTGTTCATGAGATGCAAAGTCACATTATCGTCGCTTAACAGTTTATCGACGACATCCTCTACTAGTTGACTCGCTTCATTTACCGCATCCATTGGTCTATTGCGAATTTTGTTCATCACTGCACGCATACGTGAAAGCGATCGTTCAAACTCTTTTTCAACGGCACTCACTCTTCTTCTATAAGTGTTGAGTTTTTCAATGCGCTTTTGCTTCTCTTGCCACAGTTTATCGACTTCTTGATCAAATTCAGATTGAGCCTCAGCTTCAGTGGAATCTGGTTGGCTATCTTGTTCACTTTTAGGAGGGAGAGGTTCAGTATCACTCTGATTAGTATTCAGGAAGACATGTTGAATACCTAAATGACGAATAAGATTGATCTGCTCTTGAGATTTAATTTTGAAGCTATTAAATAGAAAGGGGTGATCATTCCACTTCACAGGAAGTCGAATATGTAAACCAGGTTTCAGACGATCGACAGTAATCTTGATACTCGCCACTCTTTTACCCCATACCAATTTACGACAATTCTTTAAGTCTAGGATAAGGTATAAAAGTATGACTAGTGATAAAGATAACGTTTTTGTGAAATGGATGAGTTATTGATAGTAGTGCAAACCACCAGCTGAGGTTTCTTGTATATCAAAAGCAAACAAGAACCGCACCGAAGGTAACGTTATCAGCTCCCAAATTTCAGACGCAAAAAAGCCGCTAATAAATAGCGGCTTCT is a window of Vibrio porteresiae DSM 19223 DNA encoding:
- a CDS encoding HD-GYP domain-containing protein; its protein translation is MASIKITVDRLKPGLHIRLPVKWNDHPFLFNSFKIKSQEQINLIRHLGIQHVFLNTNQSDTEPLPPKSEQDSQPDSTEAEAQSEFDQEVDKLWQEKQKRIEKLNTYRRRVSAVEKEFERSLSRMRAVMNKIRNRPMDAVNEASQLVEDVVDKLLSDDNVTLHLMNSKSEFEDIYFHSLNVAVIAMMIGRAKEYAPEKIKELAFAALFHDMGKVRVPTAIVRKQTQLSEPELNYLKLHTKYGLEIAGNIEDFPETARKVIEQHHELNDGSGYPQGLKGDAIDELAKVVAVANAFDNLCHPNIPSEQKIPYIALSHLFKNCKHLYDQENLSILVKFMGVFPPGTVVQLSNEMVGLVISVNINNLLFPNVLIYDPSVPRNQAPIIDLADKDIKIVNAILPNKLPDKIREYLNPRARVSYFFDGNE